One region of Hymenobacter sediminicola genomic DNA includes:
- the fahA gene encoding fumarylacetoacetase → MANPNDPALHSWIDIAPGSDFPIQNLPFGVFETEEHGPRLGVAISEYVLDLYAVSQFGFFEDLELGAKMPKVFRRRSLNQFIALGRPAWRAVRQRVSELLRHDNAALRADEVMRECLLRQSEVQMLRPVKPHNYTDFYSSIEHATNVGIMFRDPANALLPNWRHIPIGYHGRASSIVVSGTDIRRPNGQRKAPDAAAPTFGPSQQLDFELEVGFIVGKGTQLGDTVPIQNAEDHIFGLVLFNDWSARDIQSWEYVPLGPFLGKSFGSSVSPWVVTLDALEPFRVAGPVQEPEPLLYLRQLDKHNFDVNLEVVIQPEGGPETTVSHSNFGLMYWSMAQQLTHQASNGCNLQVGDLYASGTISGPTPDSLGSMLELAWRGTRPLPLADGSERKFLLDGDTVTMRGYCERDGLRIGFGEVTGKILPAPVL, encoded by the coding sequence TATTGCCCCCGGCAGCGACTTTCCCATTCAGAACCTGCCGTTTGGCGTGTTCGAGACGGAGGAGCACGGGCCGCGGCTGGGCGTAGCCATTAGCGAGTACGTGTTGGATCTGTACGCCGTGTCGCAGTTCGGCTTTTTCGAGGATCTGGAGCTGGGTGCCAAGATGCCCAAGGTGTTTCGGCGCCGCTCGCTCAACCAGTTCATTGCGCTGGGCCGGCCGGCGTGGCGGGCCGTGCGCCAACGCGTGTCGGAGCTGCTGCGCCACGACAACGCCGCCCTGCGCGCCGATGAGGTGATGCGCGAGTGCCTGCTGCGCCAGAGCGAGGTGCAGATGCTGCGCCCCGTGAAACCTCACAACTACACCGATTTCTATAGCAGCATCGAGCACGCCACCAACGTGGGCATCATGTTCCGCGACCCGGCCAACGCTCTGCTACCCAACTGGCGCCACATTCCCATCGGCTACCACGGCCGGGCCAGCAGCATCGTTGTGTCGGGCACCGATATCCGGCGGCCCAACGGGCAGCGCAAGGCTCCCGATGCCGCCGCGCCCACGTTCGGCCCGTCGCAGCAGCTGGACTTTGAGCTGGAAGTAGGCTTCATTGTAGGCAAAGGCACGCAACTTGGCGACACGGTACCGATTCAGAATGCCGAAGACCACATCTTCGGGCTGGTGCTGTTCAACGACTGGAGCGCCCGCGACATTCAGAGCTGGGAATACGTGCCGCTGGGGCCATTTCTGGGCAAGAGCTTCGGCAGCAGCGTGTCGCCGTGGGTTGTGACGCTGGATGCGCTGGAGCCGTTCCGGGTGGCTGGGCCGGTGCAGGAACCCGAGCCGCTGCTCTACCTGCGCCAGCTGGATAAGCACAACTTCGACGTGAACCTGGAAGTGGTCATTCAGCCCGAAGGCGGGCCTGAGACTACTGTTTCGCACAGCAATTTCGGGCTGATGTATTGGAGCATGGCGCAGCAGCTCACGCACCAGGCTTCCAATGGCTGCAACCTACAGGTCGGCGACCTGTATGCATCAGGCACTATCTCTGGCCCTACGCCCGACTCGCTGGGCTCCATGCTGGAGCTGGCTTGGCGCGGCACCCGCCCCCTGCCCCTCGCCGACGGCTCAGAGCGTAAGTTCCTGCTCGACGGCGACACCGTGACCATGCGCGGCTACTGCGAGCGGGACGGTCTGCGCATTGGGTTCGGCGAGGTGACAGGCAAAATACTGCCGGCCCCAGTGCTCTAG